A region of the Sarcophilus harrisii chromosome 3, mSarHar1.11, whole genome shotgun sequence genome:
gcaaggagaggttaagggacttgaccAGGATAACAAAACAAAGTTAATAtctaaagtcatatttgaactcagaccttcctaaTTCAGGGCTGAATTAAGAAACCAGATAGCTTATCTTGTTAGAATTGTATGTTAAGAGATCAAAGAAGGCTTTCAGTGAATGTCAAAGTGGCTTtcctattgaataaaataatcagGTACTAGTGTATGGGCTACCTAAGCTCTTTTAATCACccacaatttaattttatttattatttttagctttCTGCTCTGTTACAGATGATTGAGGTTCCAGGATTCTACATTTGGATGAGTGAGGCAATCAACTTTGAATCTTATATTgagtattaatttatttttatttttggagactgcttaaaagaaaattgagaacatTTACTTAACAGAGGTTCTCACATGTTTATAAGGAAGGCCCTACCTATAGCAAAAAGATGTACTAGAAGACTTtccaagacaattttcaacattttgatGGACTCAAATCACTTTGATGGATATGatgttttttaaatcaactttaaCTTACAATGATAAATACAAGATATCACATCTTATAATATGTCTCTAATTTCTGGTTTGAATGGCTTTCCTCAAGAGTATTCCTTTGTAATTCTTACATAATAAATTCCCATATGTGATGACTTTTCATATAGAAAGTAGaatgctttttcttctctctctaaattTTCTATGATATTGGAGTACAAAAATAGGGTATATGACTAGAAGAATGGTCAGTATTTTGCctataataacaaattaatatttttcccattaactCTGTATTGTAGATGCTGGATAAAATTTAGTAAAAATCATTGACTACTTagtttttttgttcattcttttattattaatatcaacAATTTtgcagcattttcttttttcatataaagTTAGCCATTGAATGAAACATCAAACATTAGTTTAGAATaaaccataaaagtaaaataattcaaaattcaaaagttAAAGATAATCGTAGTACTTTAATCCTTCAAATAACTGAATATCAGGTAACAGCAATAATGATAACAAACTAGCTTACTACTCTATAgagttattaagtatctactatgtgccagctaaATGCTAGGAAACAGTCCTGGCCCTCAAGGGACTTACATTATATCAAGGAatacaacatgtacatatataagtatatgaaaataaatacattttggaaGAGGGGAGGCAGGAATTCTGAGGGGCTCAGGAAGAGCTTTATCTAGAAAGTAGTTGCACTTGAGcagaactttgaaggaaatttaCAATTTCCTCTAGTGCAAGTAAGAACAAAGTGCCATCCAGACATAAGGGACAGCCTGTACAAAGGTGCAAAGGGGAGCTGGAGTGTGTGTGAGGAAAAACAAGAATGGCAGTTTGACTAAAACACAGACTGGAAACAGCTTAGGGCCAAGttgtgaaaagttttaaatgacaaacatttaatgaacacaAAAATTCTCTATCTATAAATACaacaacataaaagaaaatgtcagacttttataaaatgcttaaaaaagcaaaactgtgaTGCAATATGAATCAACTTCACTGATTGGATAGATCCAATGATAGCTAAATTAGATTGATGGTTAGCACACAAAGATGTGCAAGTAGAAGTTCCAACCTAGTTTAGGTTCTTCGGTTTTTCAGTCTTTTGCCAGTTCCATTTCAATTTGACTTTGACATCTTCTTGTTTCTGGCTCtatttttaagagagagagagagagaaattcacaCTCAGTGAAGCAAATAGATGGGTAATTGCTAACAATCACAGCCGTGCCTATTCATCAATGaagctttatttttaatgagtcACAAATCCTCTTTCTCTTGATCAACTAACCAGATATTCAAATAATTACCAGATCGATATGATATCTATGAAAAAGGGTTCATAAATAACCCTAGTTGTGATCAACTGTGGAGCATAGCAGGGAGAATTCTAGGATTATGATTGTCTTCtaatggagaagggaagggaagtttCTAAggtataatattaaaaacaaactaaaacaagTTACATTTAGGTGAATTTAAAAGTAATGCTTTGTTCTCTTAGAGATGGGGAGGTGGGAATAGGACAGAAAGATCTCAGGAGCATTTTCAAAGTTAGGGCtctaggaccaggagatcattatacatggcaacagcaagactatatgatgatcagtcctgatggatttggctctcttcaatcatgagatgattcaggtcagttccagtggtcttgtgttcaaaagagccatctacatccagagatgggactatgggaactgagtggggattaaaacatagtattttcactctttttgtttttgcttgcttgcattttgttttctttctgattttttccatttttgatatgatttttggAGGACAGCCCaaaatttgtggaaatatgtatagaagactcacatacatttaacctatattggatgacttgctatctagaggagggagtgaggagaagggaggggaaaaaattagaacatagggttttgtaagggtgaatgttgaaaattatccatgtatatattttgaaaagaaattaaaaaaacaaaacaaaacaaaacaaagttagGACTCTAAGTAGTGGATTGAAGAACCCCCGAAGACCAAATCAGCAAAGAAATACTCCCCACTCATTCATATGCAATGTGAGACAGAATCATAAACTGTACATCTCAATACCTTAAAACTCTAAGGTTCTGTTTCACCCATCCTTCCTTTGGATTAGCACACACAATGAATCGTCTGGTATAAAAACTAGAGacgaaaaaaaaagaaaactttattttatgttttgaacaccttctaattttcttattgtaTTTTCACGAGTAACTgcttatttaatgtatttaaaacattcaATTGTTTTCAAATCAAAATGAAAGTAAGCATTAACTAAACATGTTGGTTGTGAGAAGAGAACCCACGCCTATATTTGCATATTAGGAAATACACTGAATCCCAAGTTCAAGGAGAGCATTCTCCACCTCCTCCTATTTTAGTACTGATTATGATGAGAAACAAAGTATTGTCACATTATTTGTTAGCCCAGTGGAACGGAAAGGACCCTGGAttcagagtcagaagatctgagctGCAGTTATTGAGCAAATCAGTTAATTCCCATCTTCAAGCTGAGTTAAAACAACCATTTGTCAGGTATGTTCTAGACAGATATAAGCTATATCAACTATAAATTGGATTAGATgccctttaaggtctcttccacctATGgacttctaagatccctccaAGCTCAGTTTTCAACTCTAAGTTGAAGATATTACTATTTACATGACATACTTCACAAAGATGTTTGAGCAATATGtaaaagcatatataaatatgtgaacatattaataaatacataatataaatgtatttttgtgttttgtgattctgtgatattTTATGATTATGATGATTGTATGTaataatcttatattttatagaatacattatatatcagtcttaaattattaaaatttaaagctattaaagatttttgaacaattttataaatgtattttaatatatcattACTTCTAATTAATATACATTATGAAGTAGCATTATCATTGTAATTTAAAACTCATAGATAAAGCATCATAACACAATTGTGCCTTGATAATCACCTATTTCCTGACACACATTATTCATCTGGGGGAAACcccaaataataatttttatctttagctTCCCTGGCCATGACAATACAATAACCTCTCTGTTAAAACACTAAGATTCATTGGTAGGGATTCCTACACAGAGGAAGACCACAAACTATCTATAACAGTCTGAGATTGGTCTGAAGCTCAGATAAGTTAGTTACATGTTAGATGTGGAATTAGAATACTAATCATCCTGATCATATAAATAAAGCCCCCTTTATTTATCCAGAATGCTACatcatttctctggtcaatatgacctgctatttaaaaaagagagggtTGTTTGCTATACACCATATAGATAATATACCCAGACATGTGGGGATTTCACCAGCTGTTTCTCACACCTGGAATTCTCTCacttctcatctctgtctcttctcttccttgacttccttctaGTCCCAACCAAAACTACATAGTGAACCTCTCCCAATTCTTAAGTCCAGTGtcttccttctattaattatGTCCCATTGATTCGGTGTgtaacttatttgtacatatttgtttgcttaatCTATTTTGACCTACTGGAGggcctttctttctattcttagcacttagcacagaacctggcacacTGTAGACACTTAAATGCATATTGACCAGTTGACATTATATTTGTTTACAGAGTTGCTTACATGAAGTTTATTACTAAGCTGGAGTTCTAAAATGTAAAGTTGAGGTTGACTTTCACAGTGTTTCTGTTTTAGCCACAGAGATTTCCAAATTCAGCACTTACATGATGGCATCAATGTCACAGGCTTCATAAGACCACTGTTCTCCATAGCTTTTGATCAATTTAACATGCACAGGACGTTCTGTATATTGAAGGCAGCAATCAAAGCTGCTAGCTGCTGAAAAGCAAGAAGAGGAATCAATCATTAGGAATAACGTCATCTTATGATAGACATGCTAAGAACAGAGAAAGCTCTAGGGTATCTAGGGAGATGGACTCATTCAATGCATCTACTATAATTAGCTACATTAACTTTTTCAGTTAATAAGAGCTATATTGCTTTCATTCCCTGCTGGCAAGGGCTAGTTTCCATGTTGGTCGAACTTTAATCAGTTATTTCTATATGAAATCTTAGGAAAACAGTTATAAAGTACCATTCGATATCGGTTATGATAGGACAAAGGAATGATCTCATCAAAGAGGACTAGGAAATTTTGATGGGGAGCTTTCAACTGAGGAGCTCAAGGAAGACTTCTTGGAAGTGATGGTACCTGAACCTGAATCTTGAACCAAAAAAAGGCAGATAAATCCGATTTTATCTGCCTATCTCCAAGCTTTATCTTGTTGATCTCCAAACCTGTTGTCCCTGCTTCCCTTCCTATTTTTGAATTATATACCCAGAAAAGACCCTTCTCTCTATCATCCCATTTCAAGGATGTCATGGTCTTGGTCTTTCAGTATgaactatttgcaaaaaaaaaaaaaaaaaaaagagtcccagCACTTTGCAGTCCCTTGTAAAATAAGCATCACTCACCTTGAGACTTGTCAAAGTGGCAGAGCAACAGCACAATAATCAAAGGTGCCAACATCAGAATCTTGCTCCCCAGTTGATTCATTTTTCCACTCTGTGCACTAATCCGCTGGGGCCTGTGGATCATGTAAGTGCACTGGAAGACAAGCTAATTTACTCTGACAACTTTAGCAAGCTTGCTTGCTTATATAGAGCTAGTGAACTAGTTGGGAATGTCCACAGAAGGCGTGTCCTTCCATGGGGCTTTCCCTCACACATGAACCTGCTCCCCAATGTCGTCATAATAAAAGCAATTAGAGAaagcttccttcttttcccaaggaaataaaattatatggcatagaaagaaaggaaggaaagaaagaaagaaagaaagaaagaaagaaagaaagaaagaaagaaagaaagaaagaaagaggagggaaaagaaaagcaatgttttaaatcttttatctAAAGTAAGACTTTTCTGAAATGATTTTCAAAGAGAGTAAGAAGCCATGCCTCATGCCAGAAAAAAACACTAGCTCAGTTCTCAAGAGAATCTGTTCTATGACAAAATTAAGGTCAACCCCACTCAGTGACATTCCAACAGTCCAAGACCAacctaatattattttattgtatttgctttCTATAAGCTTTCAAGGAGGGGGAGGATAAGGTGGGATGCCCAGTGAGCTCTTGCATTAACATTCTATATCTCATGCCAGGTATTGAATTCCAGCCAAAGGACCCTGAAGTCCTATTCTGCAATctagaaaaatattgaaatattattgaaatgatTCCTAATATTCTTGTGGGCGGGTAGAGGAAACCTTGGCAGCTGAACTGGCCCTAAAGTAGCAGAACTTTGAGATCACAGCAGGACTAATGTTACAGGAATCCAAAGATCAAATTCCTGGCTGGTTTAATTTCACTTCAAATGTACAAAATATCCTGGAAAATCTTCTAGTTCTCCAGTCCAGAGAATTGTTCTTGTTACATTCCTTTCCTAGGCTTCTTGGCtatgattttaataaaataatctctttaggtttaattttaaaaaatttgaacaatATGATCTATCTTGACAGAATGTAAGTTCTTGGAGGGGAGggacttttcattttatctttgtgttttcCCAACACTTAGTTTGGTGTGTGATACATAATAGggagttaataaatacttggtgattGAACAGTGCTTAGCTTagcttaatacatataatttaatatatgtggTGTATTATATAAtaccataatattttaaaatatataaaattaaagtttcaATGAATAGTGACAAGAGGAGCTTTGCTGGGAAGAAGAACAATTCATCCTATAAGAATAGTCACCTCTTGGGCAAGTATGAGTCTCTCTTTCTTGCCATTCCTCTGGAtcagttttccctttttcatgtgtttctcagtttccctgcatCTATCTGTCCTATGTTTTTTCCTCTCCACAgtataggaccatagatttagagcagggaCCTCCTAGtcccttttgttttatatatgaggaaactgaaactcagggaGAAAAAGTCagacaactagcatttattaagtactattatgtgccaggctcaATGCCTTTAAATGCTGAGGATCTAGAAAAAAGCAGACAATCCTTGTTTTCAAGGGGCTAATAATCAAAGGAGGGGAGACAAGAGGCCAATGACCACATATGAACAAGAAGGTTATTGGGCATAGTATCAGAAAGATTTGAAGATAAAggaagactgggaaaggcttttCATAGAAGGTAAGAATTTAACCAAgaattgaaggaagccaagggGGAGAAggaatgacttttccaagatcatatagATGGTGCCAGAGAGATGGGATTTttaatccaggtcctctgactccaaagacaGTTATCTTTCCACTTTAACATATTGGTCTCTATCTCCATCCACTCtcatcattttatcttttcctctgtGTAGGGAACA
Encoded here:
- the CCL20 gene encoding C-C motif chemokine 20 isoform X2, encoding MIHRPQRISAQSGKMNQLGSKILMLAPLIIVLLLCHFDKSQASSFDCCLQYTERPVHVKLIKSYGEQWSYEACDIDAIIFYTRRFIVCANPKEGWVKQNLRVLRARNKKMSKSN
- the CCL20 gene encoding C-C motif chemokine 20 isoform X1 encodes the protein MIHRPQRISAQSGKMNQLGSKILMLAPLIIVLLLCHFDKSQAASSFDCCLQYTERPVHVKLIKSYGEQWSYEACDIDAIIFYTRRFIVCANPKEGWVKQNLRVLRARNKKMSKSN